The DNA region GAGTTCTGTCCTATGAGTGCCCCTTCCCGTCCGCTGCTCCCCTCGCCCGCCGGTATCCCTTCTGTGCGGGGCGCACATGCGTAAACCCACCATTCAGGACGTCGCCGTGAAGGCCGGCGTGGGCGTGGGCACGGTGTCCCGCGTCCTGAACAACCACCCGGCGGTGCGCGGCGTGACCCGGGACGCCGTGCTCAAGGCGATCTCGGATCTGGAGTACACGCCCAACCCGCACGCCCGGCGCATCGCGGGCGGCAAGAGCTACACCATCAGCGTGCTGCTGCCGGTCCTGACCACCGAGTTCTACACCCGGCTGCTGGACGGCCTGGAGGCCGCCTTCCAGGAGGCGCGGTACGACGTGGCGATCTTCCCTCTGCTGGACCGCTCGCGTCTGGAACGCTACCTGGGGTCGCACACCCTGGCGTACCAGGCCGACGGGCTGGTCATGGCGACGTACAACCTGCAGGCGCTGTTCCACGAGCACCGGCTGCGCACGCAGCAGCCGACCGTGCTGGTGGACGCCTACGCCGAACATGTGGACTGCGCGTACATGGACAACGTGACCGGCGGCCGCCTGGCCGGGGAGCACGCCGTGAAGGCCCCGGGCCCGATCCACGCGATCTGGGTGGAGACGGAACTGGATCAGCTGTTCCAGACGCGGGTGTTCGAGGACCGCCGCAGCGGCTTCATGGGCGCGCTCGCCGCGGCCGGGCGGGGGCTGGGCCGCGAGTGCGTGTCCAGTTTCGACACGCTGGCGGCCCGCAACACCGCCGCTCAGCTGCTCGATGCCGTGCAGACCGAACCGGGGGGCGTGCCGTGCACGGTGTTCGCGTCCGCGGACCTG from Deinococcus ficus includes:
- a CDS encoding LacI family DNA-binding transcriptional regulator, whose protein sequence is MRKPTIQDVAVKAGVGVGTVSRVLNNHPAVRGVTRDAVLKAISDLEYTPNPHARRIAGGKSYTISVLLPVLTTEFYTRLLDGLEAAFQEARYDVAIFPLLDRSRLERYLGSHTLAYQADGLVMATYNLQALFHEHRLRTQQPTVLVDAYAEHVDCAYMDNVTGGRLAGEHAVKAPGPIHAIWVETELDQLFQTRVFEDRRSGFMGALAAAGRGLGRECVSSFDTLAARNTAAQLLDAVQTEPGGVPCTVFASADLLAGALLDEMAVRGLQPGVDVRVIGFDNQPWAAARGITTLHQPVESMGYEAATLLLTRLNGYRGPARARRFEPSLIVRGSA